A stretch of the Sulfurospirillum sp. UCH001 genome encodes the following:
- a CDS encoding tRNA (cytidine(34)-2'-O)-methyltransferase, which translates to MFNIVLVHPQIPQNTGSIGRMCVNADCKLHIIKPTMFEISDKTVKRAGLDYWHLLDVTVWENLEEFLKAHGDKLERFFFATTKTTKPYFEAEFKAGDFIFLGGESTGLPMELMQMKWENAITIPMGKNGRSLNQATSAGIILYDAIRQNFETFKATSLA; encoded by the coding sequence ATGTTTAATATCGTTTTAGTTCATCCACAAATTCCACAAAACACGGGAAGTATTGGAAGAATGTGCGTCAATGCCGATTGTAAATTGCACATCATCAAACCAACGATGTTTGAGATTAGTGATAAGACCGTAAAGCGTGCAGGACTTGATTATTGGCATTTATTGGATGTGACGGTATGGGAAAATTTAGAAGAATTTTTAAAAGCACATGGTGATAAATTAGAGCGTTTTTTCTTTGCAACAACCAAAACAACTAAACCTTATTTTGAAGCGGAATTTAAAGCAGGTGATTTCATCTTTTTGGGTGGTGAATCCACGGGGCTTCCGATGGAACTCATGCAAATGAAATGGGAAAATGCCATTACGATTCCTATGGGGAAAAATGGCAGAAGCCTCAATCAAGCCACTTCTGCTGGTATCATTCTTTACGATGCAATTCGTCAGAATTTTGAAACGTTTAAAGCGACATCCTTAGCCTAA
- a CDS encoding EAL domain-containing protein, giving the protein MKRFIIFQLRDPKTILVTVFALSFSLLSFVIFNLHTLEFEKERAQVYNTAANYSYDIKFNIDRALSSTYTLQALLTQNDGAFIRNFEEIAREILPSYPGVIEFAIAPRGIIQQVAPLHGNEKALGLNLFEAKTQNKESFLAKESRKLTLAGPLDLVQGGIGLVGRLPIYENSANKETFWGFALAVIRISEILDEAKISQLEHDGLSYIVWRMHPDSKDKQIIFQSSKPHLINPIEYTFDVPNGSWTITVAPTKGWGSPMVFMLRELIALVFALMLAYLAKLLMDLKIAKVALESKVIQTTDEKNMLERQLDVLLDAIPDLIWLKDPNGIYLFCNRAFERLFGAKEKDIVGKSDYDFVEYRLADFFRTHDIIAMDAKEPVRNEEELSFKEDGYNGLFETIKTPMYDQNGELIGVLGISRDITVRRENEEKIQKLEYFDPLTALPNKLQLRLRVEHDLSIVERQNEQLAVLFIDFDHFKNINDTLGHAVGDKLLVKVAKRLKTLLRQVDTLSRQGGDEFVVILPGVSVDDAAHMAKRILQVIEQPIKLEENELIITASVGIALYPSDGKDCDTLFKCADAAMYLAKQNGRNNYRFFTSEIQSRSARILSLENALRYAQTRCELSLYYQPQISLHDGKIVGVEALIRWQHPEFGAISPVEFIPIAEDSGQILLIGEWVMRTAASRMKQWIDMGFPAMSVSVNLSAVQFHHAHLSKLVSTIIDEVKLPPWYLEIELTESVAAQNPVHAIETMNELSAKGIRLSIDDFGTGYSSLSYLKRFKVYKLKIDQSFIRDISIDPEDREIVKTIIALGKSLGLKTIAEGVETKEQLDFLKENGCDEAQGFYFSKPLSVTDLEALLREPEIISQKNNSNLQ; this is encoded by the coding sequence ATGAAACGTTTTATAATATTTCAATTACGCGATCCTAAAACGATTTTAGTAACTGTCTTTGCTCTCTCTTTTTCTTTGCTCTCTTTTGTTATCTTTAATTTGCATACACTTGAATTTGAAAAAGAACGTGCACAAGTTTATAATACCGCAGCAAATTACAGTTACGATATCAAATTTAACATCGATCGAGCGCTTTCATCGACCTATACACTTCAAGCATTATTGACTCAGAATGACGGTGCATTTATTCGCAATTTTGAAGAAATCGCGCGAGAAATTTTGCCTTCCTATCCTGGTGTTATTGAATTTGCAATTGCTCCTAGGGGTATCATTCAGCAAGTTGCACCATTGCATGGAAATGAAAAAGCATTAGGACTTAATCTCTTTGAAGCAAAAACGCAAAATAAAGAGTCTTTTTTAGCCAAAGAGAGTCGAAAACTTACTTTAGCAGGCCCTTTGGACTTGGTACAAGGTGGCATTGGCTTAGTGGGGCGTTTGCCTATTTATGAGAATAGTGCCAATAAAGAGACCTTTTGGGGATTTGCTTTAGCGGTTATTCGTATTTCAGAGATTTTAGATGAAGCAAAAATTTCGCAACTTGAACACGATGGACTCTCGTACATCGTATGGCGAATGCATCCTGATAGTAAAGATAAACAGATTATATTTCAATCTTCCAAGCCTCATTTAATCAATCCTATCGAGTACACATTTGATGTTCCAAACGGTTCATGGACAATTACCGTAGCCCCTACAAAAGGGTGGGGTAGCCCTATGGTCTTTATGCTGCGAGAGTTAATTGCTTTAGTGTTTGCATTGATGCTAGCGTATTTAGCGAAGTTACTGATGGACCTTAAGATCGCGAAAGTTGCTCTTGAATCAAAAGTCATTCAAACGACAGATGAAAAAAACATGTTAGAGCGTCAATTAGACGTACTTTTAGATGCGATCCCCGATCTGATATGGCTCAAAGATCCTAATGGTATTTATCTTTTTTGCAATCGTGCTTTTGAGCGTCTATTTGGTGCTAAAGAGAAAGATATCGTGGGTAAAAGTGATTATGATTTTGTTGAGTATCGGTTGGCAGATTTTTTTAGAACGCATGATATTATCGCGATGGATGCAAAAGAGCCTGTACGTAATGAAGAAGAGCTTAGTTTTAAAGAAGATGGTTACAATGGTTTGTTTGAGACAATTAAAACGCCTATGTATGATCAAAATGGCGAACTGATAGGTGTGCTTGGTATTTCTCGTGACATTACGGTACGCAGGGAAAATGAAGAAAAAATCCAAAAATTAGAGTATTTTGACCCCCTCACTGCACTCCCAAATAAATTGCAATTACGCCTTCGTGTGGAACATGATCTTAGTATTGTAGAGAGACAAAATGAACAATTAGCCGTTCTTTTTATCGATTTTGATCATTTTAAAAACATCAACGACACACTAGGTCATGCCGTAGGAGATAAATTACTCGTTAAAGTCGCAAAGCGTTTAAAGACACTCTTACGCCAAGTAGATACACTCTCACGCCAAGGTGGTGATGAGTTTGTGGTTATTCTACCGGGTGTCAGTGTTGATGATGCCGCACATATGGCAAAAAGAATTCTTCAAGTGATTGAGCAACCGATAAAATTAGAAGAGAATGAACTCATTATTACGGCATCTGTTGGTATAGCACTGTATCCGAGCGATGGTAAAGATTGCGATACACTCTTTAAATGTGCGGATGCTGCGATGTATTTGGCAAAACAAAATGGTAGAAACAATTATCGCTTCTTTACTTCAGAAATTCAAAGTAGGTCTGCTCGCATTTTAAGCCTTGAAAATGCCCTTCGTTATGCACAGACTAGATGTGAGTTGAGCTTATATTACCAGCCTCAAATTTCACTTCATGATGGAAAAATAGTGGGTGTTGAGGCGTTGATAAGATGGCAGCATCCAGAGTTTGGTGCGATATCGCCTGTTGAGTTTATCCCTATCGCTGAAGACAGTGGACAAATATTACTTATTGGTGAATGGGTAATGCGTACCGCTGCATCACGTATGAAACAGTGGATAGATATGGGCTTTCCTGCGATGAGTGTCTCTGTCAATCTCTCAGCCGTGCAATTTCACCATGCGCATCTCTCAAAGCTTGTAAGTACCATTATTGATGAAGTAAAACTTCCACCGTGGTATTTGGAGATCGAGCTTACCGAAAGTGTTGCTGCGCAAAACCCCGTACATGCGATCGAGACAATGAATGAGCTTTCGGCAAAAGGGATACGTCTTAGCATTGATGATTTTGGGACAGGGTATTCATCGTTAAGTTATTTGAAGCGTTTTAAGGTCTATAAACTTAAAATTGATCAGAGCTTTATTCGTGATATTAGCATTGATCCAGAAGACCGTGAAATTGTTAAAACGATTATTGCATTAGGTAAAAGTTTGGGGCTTAAGACAATTGCAGAAGGTGTTGAAACAAAAGAGCAATTGGACTTTTTAAAAGAGAATGGATGCGATGAAGCTCAAGGGTTTTATTTTAGTAAACCCTTAAGTGTCACCGATTTAGAAGCTTTGCTGCGAGAGCCAGAGATTATTTCACAAAAGAACAACAGTAATCTGCAATAG
- a CDS encoding carbonic anhydrase produces the protein MKIAELISGYEKFKDTKFKKYENKFLDLVKNGQHPKVLFIACSDSRVDPALITNSAPGELFVLRNIGNFVPPFAPDNDFHATAAGIEYAVSVLGVTDIIICGHSHCGAIETMYTKITDINLVHVKKWLELGLGAKNYVTQKLISQHVSQAERLELTEKISLLFQSKNLLTYPDVERRVHAGELFIRSWYYHLETGELEYFNTESGEFEPMIGSEN, from the coding sequence ATGAAAATAGCTGAGCTTATTAGTGGATATGAAAAGTTTAAAGATACTAAATTCAAAAAATATGAAAATAAATTTTTGGATCTTGTAAAAAATGGTCAACATCCTAAGGTTCTATTTATCGCATGTAGCGACTCTCGTGTAGATCCTGCGCTCATTACCAATTCTGCTCCTGGAGAGCTTTTTGTCCTTCGTAATATTGGCAATTTTGTTCCGCCTTTTGCACCCGATAATGACTTTCACGCAACTGCGGCTGGAATTGAGTATGCCGTTTCGGTTTTAGGAGTCACAGATATTATTATTTGCGGGCATTCTCATTGTGGAGCCATTGAAACGATGTATACAAAAATTACGGATATCAATTTAGTACATGTTAAAAAATGGCTTGAATTAGGGCTTGGCGCTAAAAATTATGTTACACAAAAATTGATCAGTCAGCATGTCTCTCAAGCAGAACGCCTTGAACTTACTGAGAAAATCTCACTTCTTTTTCAATCTAAAAACCTTTTAACTTATCCTGATGTTGAACGTCGTGTTCATGCAGGTGAGCTTTTCATTCGTTCTTGGTACTATCATTTAGAAACAGGTGAACTTGAGTATTTTAATACCGAATCAGGTGAATTTGAACCAATGATCGGTAGTGAAAATTGA
- a CDS encoding SIMPL domain-containing protein, which translates to MKTILFLLTLVPLLLNAQMTITTNEHVSEALTPDVLRAQIGFTEEHKSADVIKEHLNAIVASVKQFDPKGEFCHGGGYFLSPRYSYKDQKQIFNGYGGTLSFECDFKSIDHYNALLEAIHKIKASSVLINQSALTWAVSLKAQNSARLAMRASLLRMANEQALFFSKETKMRCDISAVAFEGSEPPHPVMMKSMLSRANAPLKEEATPTEAPILRDETLFLDATVNYTCVNEK; encoded by the coding sequence ATGAAAACAATCCTATTTTTGTTAACTCTTGTACCTTTACTACTCAACGCACAGATGACAATTACAACGAACGAGCATGTCTCTGAAGCCTTAACACCGGATGTTTTGCGTGCTCAAATTGGTTTTACAGAAGAACATAAAAGCGCTGATGTGATTAAAGAACACCTTAATGCCATTGTCGCTTCTGTCAAACAATTTGATCCAAAAGGTGAATTTTGCCATGGCGGTGGCTATTTCCTCTCTCCTCGCTACAGTTATAAAGATCAGAAGCAGATTTTTAATGGTTATGGAGGTACACTCTCTTTTGAGTGTGATTTTAAATCCATAGACCATTACAATGCCCTTTTAGAAGCGATCCATAAAATCAAAGCATCCAGTGTTCTCATCAATCAAAGTGCTCTTACATGGGCAGTTAGTTTGAAAGCCCAAAATAGTGCACGTCTTGCTATGCGTGCGTCATTGTTGCGTATGGCAAACGAGCAAGCACTGTTTTTTTCAAAAGAGACAAAAATGCGTTGTGATATAAGTGCTGTTGCTTTTGAAGGGAGTGAGCCTCCCCACCCTGTGATGATGAAAAGTATGCTTTCACGAGCAAACGCTCCTCTCAAAGAGGAGGCAACACCTACAGAAGCACCTATCTTACGTGATGAAACACTTTTTTTGGATGCAACCGTGAATTACACATGTGTGAATGAAAAATAG
- a CDS encoding pyrimidine/purine nucleoside phosphorylase, whose product MEFKNVAVKKKANVYFDGKVVSYTLTFEDGSTKTLGFMQVGDYTFNTGAAEIMEFFSGELTVELPNQKEPLVIHGQATFEVPANSSFTLHVTSIADYCCSFVK is encoded by the coding sequence ATGGAATTTAAAAATGTAGCGGTAAAGAAAAAAGCAAACGTCTATTTTGATGGTAAAGTGGTAAGTTATACCCTTACGTTTGAAGACGGTTCAACAAAAACACTAGGCTTCATGCAAGTAGGAGACTATACGTTTAACACAGGTGCAGCAGAAATTATGGAATTTTTTAGTGGAGAGCTTACAGTAGAGCTTCCAAATCAAAAAGAGCCTCTTGTCATTCATGGACAAGCAACGTTTGAAGTGCCTGCAAACTCAAGCTTTACTTTACATGTAACGTCTATTGCAGATTACTGTTGTTCTTTTGTGAAATAA
- a CDS encoding phosphoribosylaminoimidazole synthetase gives MICAEKLQRLMMAVVLFIACCLMSAGSIYGTVLLGFVIAMIVLWAITDFCPSIWLFTKLFGHCKRSH, from the coding sequence ATGATCTGTGCTGAAAAACTTCAACGTTTAATGATGGCTGTTGTCTTGTTTATCGCATGCTGTTTAATGAGTGCAGGCTCAATCTATGGTACGGTATTGCTAGGATTTGTTATCGCAATGATTGTACTTTGGGCAATTACCGATTTTTGTCCTTCTATTTGGCTTTTCACAAAGCTCTTCGGTCACTGCAAACGTAGCCATTAA
- a CDS encoding aminoacetone oxidase family FAD-binding enzyme, with protein sequence MKIHDILFIGAGASALMAASHLEGHDVALVDANPKIGAKLLISGGGKCNLTNRFATEQNYLGDEAFIKPVLQAFDASSTLSFVKKHRLNLEERAHGQMFCANSAKELISIFGRLTSFCTFYLSTKVNRIEKKDHFVIYTDKSEIHAKKVVVASGGLSYASIGASDIGYKIAEQFGHTIITPSPALVGLTLQKEQFWMKELSGIALPVTIYVEGKSFTENLLFAHKGISGPSVLSASLYWKKGNLTIDFLPHIHSMDTLFKQQSKKQIITALGLPRRLIKAFLDAVGMEDKVLSKLSPHERELLSSLKAYTFAPAGNFGYTKAEVTKGGVCTDEIDGATFESKKCKDLYFIGEVLDVTGELGGFNFQWAFASAMRLVKGFIF encoded by the coding sequence TTGAAAATTCACGATATTTTATTTATTGGGGCGGGTGCAAGCGCTTTGATGGCAGCCAGTCATCTTGAAGGGCATGATGTCGCTCTTGTCGATGCCAATCCTAAGATAGGAGCAAAACTGCTTATATCGGGTGGTGGAAAATGTAACCTTACCAACCGTTTTGCAACAGAGCAGAATTATTTGGGAGATGAGGCTTTCATTAAGCCTGTACTTCAAGCTTTTGATGCTAGCTCCACGCTCTCATTTGTTAAAAAACACCGACTAAACCTTGAAGAACGCGCACATGGGCAAATGTTTTGTGCCAATAGTGCAAAAGAGCTGATCTCTATTTTTGGAAGACTCACCTCTTTTTGTACTTTTTATCTCTCTACGAAAGTCAATCGTATCGAAAAAAAAGACCACTTTGTCATTTATACAGACAAGAGCGAGATTCATGCAAAAAAAGTGGTTGTTGCAAGTGGAGGATTAAGCTATGCGAGCATTGGTGCAAGCGATATAGGCTATAAAATTGCTGAACAGTTTGGGCATACTATCATCACTCCCTCTCCTGCACTTGTTGGACTAACCCTTCAAAAAGAACAATTTTGGATGAAAGAGCTAAGTGGTATTGCTTTGCCTGTTACGATTTATGTGGAAGGTAAAAGCTTTACTGAAAACCTGTTGTTCGCACATAAGGGCATTAGTGGGCCTTCTGTACTGAGTGCATCGTTGTATTGGAAAAAAGGAAATCTTACCATCGATTTTCTGCCACATATTCACAGTATGGATACTCTTTTTAAACAACAAAGTAAAAAGCAGATTATTACGGCACTTGGGCTTCCTAGACGCTTGATTAAGGCGTTTTTGGATGCTGTAGGAATGGAAGATAAAGTACTTTCAAAACTGAGCCCTCATGAGCGTGAGCTTCTTTCGAGTCTTAAAGCGTATACCTTTGCACCAGCAGGAAATTTTGGTTATACCAAAGCGGAAGTTACAAAAGGTGGCGTCTGCACCGATGAAATTGATGGGGCAACTTTTGAGAGTAAAAAGTGTAAAGATCTCTATTTTATTGGTGAAGTGCTTGATGTGACAGGTGAACTTGGTGGTTTTAATTTTCAATGGGCATTCGCTTCTGCCATGCGTTTGGTAAAGGGATTCATTTTTTGA
- the glyS gene encoding glycine--tRNA ligase subunit beta, which translates to MIKPLLIEIGVEELPAIPFLKELPNIETLWLDILEKNALACEFKFYYTPRRLVLWHEAFPTQQNEREEEFFGAPLSVALKDGEPTPAALGFAKKCGVDFAQVSRAQKDGKEVLYYKKTIAGQSSKVLLQLMIESFIKGLNFGKSMRWGFLEESFIRPIRWIGCMLGDEHVAFSLFGVESTPFSYPHRTISYEPFAYMFAGDYFDRLAERGVVLYPTKREEIILNDFKVIEKQEGVHIEIDEDLLAEVIAITEYPKALIGSFEERFLRLPPEVIITSMKENQRYFPVFKEGKLTNRFIVVSNAISDDYDLIVRGNEKVLRARLSDALFFLDNDLKKGLHYEGLKDITYLDGLGSLLDKELREKEIATYLTNKYTETLLAQNNRLNASTLQALMEKSVMFSKSDLLSEMVYEFTELQGLMGYYYANAAGEDELFALALKEQYLPNSEESALPSTLFSAIVALAYKLDSLIALFSIDKIPTGNKDPYALRRAVNGIVKIVLDQGIAFDISKDLKALAQSYKAFDFTVLETFFLERMYQFFDVNPSIITAVISSGERDIVKLSQKIKALAAIVQDDGFKEMFSTFKRVANIIKNMEVNAQISVDEKLFDNSYEKDLYSAFKTTITKHYDSFEENLDALFALKPQIDAFFDNVMVNTEDLSVRANRQNLIASVYNAFKSIADIKEISI; encoded by the coding sequence ATGATCAAACCTCTTTTGATAGAAATAGGCGTCGAAGAACTTCCTGCAATCCCTTTTTTAAAAGAACTCCCCAATATTGAAACATTATGGCTTGATATTTTAGAAAAAAATGCCCTCGCGTGTGAGTTCAAGTTCTACTATACACCACGTCGTTTGGTCCTCTGGCATGAGGCATTCCCAACACAACAAAATGAACGTGAAGAAGAATTTTTTGGAGCACCTCTTAGTGTTGCACTCAAAGATGGGGAACCAACACCTGCTGCTCTTGGTTTTGCAAAAAAGTGTGGTGTTGATTTTGCACAGGTTTCTCGTGCGCAAAAAGATGGTAAAGAAGTACTTTACTATAAAAAAACCATCGCAGGTCAAAGTTCTAAAGTGCTTTTACAATTAATGATAGAGAGTTTTATCAAAGGGCTTAATTTTGGTAAGTCTATGCGTTGGGGCTTTTTAGAAGAGAGTTTCATTCGTCCAATTCGTTGGATTGGCTGTATGCTAGGTGATGAGCATGTAGCTTTTTCTCTCTTTGGCGTAGAATCTACACCTTTTTCTTACCCACACCGAACGATTTCGTATGAACCATTTGCTTATATGTTTGCGGGAGATTATTTTGATAGACTTGCTGAACGCGGTGTTGTACTTTACCCAACTAAACGTGAAGAGATTATTTTAAATGATTTTAAAGTGATTGAAAAACAAGAGGGTGTGCATATTGAAATCGATGAAGACCTCTTAGCAGAAGTTATTGCAATTACAGAGTATCCAAAAGCACTTATTGGTAGTTTTGAAGAACGATTTTTACGCCTTCCACCAGAAGTCATTATTACGTCTATGAAAGAGAATCAACGCTATTTCCCTGTCTTTAAAGAGGGTAAACTCACCAATCGTTTCATCGTAGTATCAAATGCAATTAGCGATGATTATGACTTAATTGTTAGAGGTAATGAAAAAGTACTTCGCGCACGTCTTTCTGATGCACTTTTCTTCTTAGACAATGACCTTAAAAAAGGGCTTCATTATGAAGGTCTTAAAGATATCACGTATCTTGATGGTCTTGGTTCACTCCTTGATAAAGAGCTTCGTGAAAAAGAGATTGCAACGTATTTGACAAACAAATACACAGAGACTCTTCTTGCTCAAAATAATCGTCTTAATGCTTCAACACTGCAAGCTCTGATGGAAAAATCAGTGATGTTTAGTAAAAGCGATCTCTTAAGCGAGATGGTGTATGAATTTACAGAGCTACAAGGTTTGATGGGTTACTACTATGCCAATGCGGCTGGAGAAGATGAGCTTTTTGCATTAGCGCTTAAAGAACAGTATTTGCCAAACTCAGAAGAGAGTGCGCTTCCGAGTACTCTTTTTAGTGCCATTGTTGCGCTTGCGTATAAACTTGACTCATTGATTGCTCTCTTTAGCATCGATAAAATCCCAACCGGCAATAAAGACCCTTATGCACTTCGTAGAGCTGTGAATGGTATTGTCAAAATCGTATTAGATCAAGGTATTGCTTTTGATATCTCAAAAGATCTTAAAGCGCTTGCACAGAGCTACAAAGCATTTGATTTTACTGTTTTAGAGACATTTTTCTTGGAGAGAATGTACCAATTCTTTGATGTAAACCCTTCTATCATTACAGCGGTGATTAGCAGTGGTGAAAGAGATATCGTTAAGCTTTCTCAAAAAATTAAAGCACTTGCAGCAATTGTTCAAGATGATGGCTTTAAAGAGATGTTTTCAACATTTAAACGTGTTGCTAACATCATCAAAAATATGGAAGTCAATGCGCAAATCTCAGTAGATGAAAAACTCTTTGACAACAGCTATGAAAAAGATCTTTATAGCGCATTTAAAACGACCATTACAAAACATTACGATTCATTTGAAGAAAATTTAGATGCACTCTTTGCACTAAAACCACAAATTGATGCATTTTTTGATAATGTTATGGTTAACACAGAAGATTTAAGCGTCAGAGCAAATCGTCAAAATCTTATTGCATCTGTTTATAATGCGTTTAAATCCATTGCGGATATCAAAGAAATTAGTATATAA
- the purU gene encoding formyltetrahydrofolate deformylase, with protein MEVTKNYILKIDCPDEKGLIYRIADVVFKYQLNIIKNDEFVDRENGKFFMRAELSGEVDMGAFKGTLQAMLPARSDIYVAEERKKDIILMGTKETHCLGDILLKHDSDDLNANILAIVSNYEDLRSLSEKFNIPYHCVSHEGLNRAEHEAKVLEVLASYSVDYIVLAKYMRILSSEFVSHYEERMINIHHSFLPAFIGANPYKQAFARGVKIIGATAHFVNNNLDEGPIIAQDVIHVNHEMTWKDMQRAGRNVEKNVLSNALDLVFEERIFVHDNKTIIF; from the coding sequence ATGGAAGTTACAAAAAATTATATTTTAAAGATTGATTGTCCTGATGAAAAAGGCTTAATTTACCGTATTGCAGATGTGGTATTTAAATATCAGCTCAATATTATCAAAAACGATGAGTTCGTTGATAGAGAAAATGGCAAATTTTTTATGCGTGCGGAATTGAGCGGTGAGGTTGATATGGGCGCATTTAAAGGCACACTTCAAGCGATGCTCCCTGCACGTTCTGATATTTATGTTGCGGAAGAGCGTAAAAAAGATATCATTTTAATGGGTACAAAAGAGACACATTGTTTGGGTGATATTTTACTCAAACATGATAGCGATGACCTCAATGCGAACATCCTCGCTATTGTTTCTAACTATGAAGATTTAAGAAGTTTAAGTGAAAAATTTAATATCCCTTATCATTGCGTAAGCCATGAAGGACTTAACCGAGCAGAACATGAAGCAAAAGTCTTAGAAGTTTTAGCAAGCTACAGTGTTGATTACATTGTTTTAGCGAAATACATGCGTATTTTATCGAGTGAATTTGTGAGCCATTATGAAGAGCGTATGATTAACATTCACCACTCATTCCTTCCTGCATTTATTGGAGCGAATCCTTACAAACAAGCCTTTGCAAGAGGTGTTAAAATCATCGGTGCTACAGCACACTTTGTGAACAATAATCTTGATGAAGGTCCAATCATCGCACAAGATGTTATTCATGTCAATCACGAAATGACATGGAAAGACATGCAACGTGCAGGACGAAATGTTGAAAAGAATGTACTTTCAAATGCTCTTGATTTAGTATTTGAAGAGCGTATTTTTGTTCACGATAATAAGACAATTATATTTTGA
- a CDS encoding endonuclease/exonuclease/phosphatase family protein: protein MFVPFFLCALEFKVATYNVENLFDAQREGSEYEEYIPNNKHSWNETMLQIKIAHIARVISDIDADIIVLAEIENKAVLQRLNAALGSKAYPYLFYPNKKERVNIETALLSRFPIEKTSTITMRDQARGIHRVTVTIDNKPLDLYLNHWPAYREKEDERLVYAKTLHNVLEKESKREYILLGDFNSPYQEQKGHWGMGLVTFLQAGDKNAPLYNLWYELPQERRYSHSYGKEKVTLDHIIIPKTLLDRKGIEYKSGSLNVFIRPYMLDENGHPNRWQISNRGRGEHQGIGFSDHLPLTAIFHTLND, encoded by the coding sequence TTGTTTGTTCCTTTCTTCCTTTGCGCGTTAGAGTTTAAAGTAGCCACCTATAATGTAGAAAACCTTTTCGATGCGCAAAGAGAGGGTAGTGAATACGAAGAGTATATCCCTAATAATAAGCATAGCTGGAATGAAACGATGCTTCAGATTAAAATTGCGCATATTGCACGAGTCATTTCTGACATTGATGCTGATATAATCGTCTTAGCCGAAATTGAAAATAAGGCTGTGCTTCAAAGACTCAATGCCGCACTGGGGAGTAAGGCGTATCCCTATCTGTTTTATCCTAACAAAAAAGAGCGTGTTAACATTGAAACAGCACTGCTTTCACGTTTTCCTATCGAAAAAACTTCCACTATCACCATGAGAGATCAAGCAAGAGGCATTCATCGTGTGACGGTTACCATAGATAACAAACCATTAGATCTTTATCTAAACCATTGGCCTGCTTATAGAGAAAAAGAGGATGAACGTTTAGTGTATGCGAAAACATTGCATAATGTTTTAGAAAAAGAGAGTAAGCGCGAATACATTCTCTTAGGTGACTTCAACTCCCCTTACCAAGAACAAAAAGGGCATTGGGGGATGGGCTTGGTCACGTTTTTACAAGCAGGCGATAAAAATGCCCCTTTGTATAATCTTTGGTATGAACTTCCTCAAGAGAGACGCTATTCTCATAGTTATGGCAAAGAAAAAGTGACTTTGGACCATATCATTATTCCTAAAACCTTGTTAGATCGAAAAGGAATTGAGTATAAGTCAGGCTCATTAAATGTCTTTATTCGCCCTTATATGTTGGATGAAAATGGTCACCCAAATAGATGGCAAATCAGCAATAGAGGCAGAGGCGAACACCAAGGTATAGGCTTTTCAGACCACTTACCCCTAACTGCAATTTTCCATACACTGAATGATTAG